GCTGTTAGCGGTAATATGGGTGGACTTTTCTTCTTATACGGTCAAGGTGGTTGTGGAAAAACATTCTTATGGTCAACTATATCATGCTCAATTAGGTCTAAAGGAGGTATAGTTTTAAATGTTGCTTCGAGTGGGATTGTTGCACTTTTGTTGCCTAATGGAAGAGCTGCACATTCAAAGTTTAAAATTCCTTTGGCCATAAATGAGGATTCTTTGTGTAGCATTAAACAGGGAAGTCCTCTTGCAAGGTTAATATCCAAGGCCAAATTAATCATATGGGATAAAACTCCAATGATAAGTAAGTATTGTTACGAAGCTTTAGACAAATGCCTCAGAGACATCTTAAGGTGCTCAGATTCGTATAATACTCATTTGCCATTTGGAGGTAAAGTTGTTGTTCTCGGAGGAGATTTTAGACAAATTTTACCTGTGATTCCCAGAGGCTCAAGGCAAGATATAATTCAGTCTTCTATTAATTCTTCATATTTGTGGCATAACTGTAAGGTTTTGAAGCTTACAAAAAACATGAGATTGTCACTAGGtgaaaacaacaacatataaGAACTCAGAAATTTTGCAGAATGCCTACTCAAAATTGGTGATGGTTTGGCTGGTGATACAACAGATGGTGAATCGATCGTTTATATACCATCTGACATTTTGATTAAGAACTCTGAGGCAACTTTGGATGACCTCATTGATTTCGTGTATTCAGATATGTTATCCAATTTATCCGTTGAAAATTATTTCAAGGATAGAGCAATTCTTGCACTAACTTTAGATTGTGTCACTGATGTTAACAACAAGATGACTGCAGGGTTACCTGGACAAGAAAGAGTCTACTTAAGTTCAGACTCTGTGTGTGCTGAAGAGGAAAATATGGAATTTGAGTTAGATGCTTTCTCGCCGGAGATTCTAAATGGAATAAATTGTTCAGGTCTACCACCACACAAGTTGGTTCTGAAGGTTGGCGCTCCTGTTATGTTGCTGCGGAATATAGACCAAACTAATGGTTTGTGCAATGGAACGAGGATGCAAGTTAGAAGAATGAGAAATCATGTGTTAGAATGCAAGACTTTAACTGGTAACAAACCTGGAAGTATTGTTCTTATCCCAAGACTGAATCTAATTCCAAATAATGAAACATTGCCGGTCAGGTTTTAAAGAAGACAATTCCCAATTATCATGTCATTTGCAATGACAATAAATAAGTCCCAGGGACAAACTCTATCGAAAGTTGGAATTTATCTTCCAAGGCCAGTTTTCACCCGTGGTCAATTGTATGTTGCGTTATCAAGGATAACGAGTAAAGATAGTCTGCGAGTGCTGTTGCAAGATCATGGACACTTGGAAGATAACTGCACGATGAATGTGGTATATAGAGAAGTTTTTGAGAGCCTATAATAAAAAGGTAATAACAAAATGTCTTACtaaatctatttatttattaaaatttattactatcacttaaaaaaatttagaaattctAGGAACTAATAGATGAATTCTTATTGTACATTAATAGTTTGAGAAtattaaaattatcataaaaattcGTATAATTTTATTCTCTTGACAAACAATTTTATAATTACGTTaatcatataattttatatacaaaCATTGATACAGTGTTGTTTCATGTATATATTTTGCAGGTATCAAAGGATAGCATTGAATTGTTATTCAGtaggtttaaattatttattatttattacaaAACTTTCTGCATTAGGCTTCTCTATTaatttgttcttcattttgagctgattttgatatTTTCTTACTTCACAGTAAACCAACATATAAAACTTTGTTGGTAGATTTAAgtattactagattatttatggtcatattgagtatatatgcctgatttattgaaaaaagtagattaaataactattttatagttaatacaattaacactatattaagaaaaaaaaaataacgcATACAAgttattcttttattaattaaattattataattaaaatgaaatttaacataacaacttaaaattataatttcaatcttatcacatGCATGGCACGGGTGATTAAACTTGTAAGTTGAATTTATAGGATTGCAAAAATCACATACAAACTTAAAACCAACGGAAAGTAATCTTCTATTTTATACTTATTCAATGAATCTAATAGGATGAAGGAACCAACAAATAAGACAGAATTGGGTACTGATATGGCACAAGAGCAGTAAATAGATGAAGGGTTGCAAATCACAGAAAGAAATCCAAATTCTGTTATTAATGGAGACCACTTAAGTGACAATCCACACAACATAGTGCTAAGAAGAGGGAGCAAAAACAAAATTACAAATAGACTTCTGAGAAGCTATGTCTGTTATGTAAATTTTGATATTGGTCACTCTTTTTCTCTAGCTCCTTTTGGAGATATTTCTTCTTCTCTAGCTCATTTCTTTCTCTCTTAATATTCTGCAGGTGCAAAAGCTCTCAATAGAAGCCCTGACTCTATCTTCTATTCCTTCATTTTATCTTTGAAATTCTCTTATGTCAATATACAATTAGTTTTTTATCATAGATAATTTGCATTACTTGTTATTCCATTTACATTTCATCAATTGATAAGCATTCATCTGTTATTTCATTCGTACCGTAACATTTGGTGCTTTCATTGAGCATGGCCGACGGCATGCGTTTGAAGACGATGGATGCCGATATTCGCAAATTGTTTTGAGTTGGTGGCACAAAATTGGTAGTAGATTCACCAAATGTTTGAGGCCAACAAATCTCAAGGGGAGGTTCTACACCATTCCTTACAATAGATTCTTCAAAATTTGGACAAATTTGATTGGCATAGATGCACTTGGTTGGATTTTTAGTGCAGACCAATATTTTTATTACTATCAATTGATGAAGAGGAACGTGTTAGCATTGCTCCTATGCATATCAAGCTCCACCATACCGTGGTTTCAAATGACTCAATGTCATACTTGATTTTGTTCTTGCCATGGATTAAAATGTGCGATTGAGGTCGAGTTTGGCCCCTCGTTGTTTGAGTTACCTTGTGAATCTCTCTTCAAGCTTACTCAACGTGGTTTCATAATGGATTATTATTCGGAGATCACTATCCTCGATAATCGCTCACAATTGGAACCACATGAAGCGATGAAAGATTATTTTATCAGTGGGTTATGTTAGGATATCCATCGTGAGGTGAAGACTCAGTGTCCCCATAGCTTAATGCATGCAGTGAGCTTGGCTAGACTTTATGAAGATAAAAGCACACCCTCTTTTTGTCCTAACCATGAACCTAATATTCATGCTCCAATCCACCATAATCAAATTGTTACTTCTGTCACTAAAACTGCCCCCCGCACATCACCACCCCCTTTACTAGTGACCCCCCGCATCTAAACCCACCTTAAACCCCAATTGGATCTTGGTAAAGCGACTTTCTCTAGCTGAGCAGTAGCTACGCTAGGAGAAGGGCTTATGCTTTTAGTGTGACGAGTGATTTTCTCCAAGCTACAAATGCCCTAATCAACATTTCGTGCTCTATCGGTTGGAAGGAACTGATGAAGAAAATTCTCTAGCATAGGAGCAACCACTTGATGGTACAGAGAACTCATTGTTGTCAAAATTGAAAAATCAGGTAAAAGACCTGCACTATTTATCCATTAATGCAATGAAGGGAGAACCTGAGATGATATAGCTTTCAATGCCCTCAGGACAACTTTCACCACTGCTCCTGTGTTAGCTCTTCTAGACTTTGTTATGCCATTTGTATTGAAAACTGATGCATCAAGAATTGGTGTGGGTGCATTTTTAAGCCAAGACAAACATCCTATTGCATTTTTCTCTAAGAAACCGAGTCCTTTAATGTAGTGACAGTCTTCCTATACTCGTGAGTTATATATCATCACCAAGGCTATTGCAAAATTTCACCATTATCTATTTGGTAAATCGGACCAAAAAAGCCTAAAGTATTTAATTAATCAATCTTTCCACACTTCTGAGCAACAAAAATGGTTGCATAAGTTTCTTGGTTATGATTTTGAGATACAATATAAACCCGGTGTGGATAATTTAGCTGCTAATGTCTTATTGTAACACTCTCACTACCAGATATTACGTTTCTAGCTGCGCCACTCGCAAAAAGTATTACAactactttatatacttaatattaaaataggagcctgcgACTTGACaccgtatcgctgatttctttaaaaactggaaataaatactttattttaCAAAAAACAAACAAGCATAGATTCATACACAAGATTTCTTACATAATAgcttataatataatatacatataaaacacacaactcctatccctcttacaaaattgtaataacaaagacgatgggagaaaaataatctaattaatacaacatctTATAAACtaaaacgcagtataactcttcataATACTTCTTCATCcgattcctgaaaaggtaaagctgtaagggggtgagaacctaaccacacggtctcaccacagagtttcagaattgtcataagaagatacttaataagaaaactgttttcaagctcagtgattatcattgccttatgaatctttaaaaaccaatagctaatcattcaaaaccttttcaaagaaacaatatttaatccttcagaaatccaaaacctttcttataagaaaatcttaatcagaaatcaaccacgcaatcaatctacacaatcatcaattcagcaccaaagcTCATTCTCAAAAGTAGCACACCAGGACAAACACAAGCAACACAGGCAAGGAAAGCACAGATTTAGGTAGCAGTTATAGCAAATAGTTcaggtagcagttaagaacagtttaccaattaggcaaaccaaaacaagctcaaacccaagcaaagcatacaaatgcatatgatgcatgcctgtcttatggctaatgagctcatctgtcgattatacagccaacccgacaagtccggtttgctaaaccatTGGATTGTCCCCCaacgcgcatccccatgagtctatgcatagctttttctcatatatatattgattcatgagcatcttttctatcttttcctagtgaatttgcatttaatttgttgagtttaatcaagaattaattatcttttagccactatggatgctactttgagtcttgtgcaattctgtttattttaggcagcatttggttggatttgatggaacttccacagaaaaagagaagaaggctatatagggcagaaatgcttagaggatggagaggaagcttttacaaatggaaggagcacaagaaataaaggagatgacagcgagtAGCGACGcgcgcgcgtacctgacgcgtgcgcgtgatttggagctttccatggcgacgcgtgcgcgtacctgacgcgtacgcgtgacacgcgacgaagaccatcgacgcgtacacgtgactgacgcgtacgcgtgacaagtgcGAAGTGCAGAAAATGCTGATtcctattaattctgatttaaatttaaattttattttaaaataggaaaagatattattttaattttagaaaatagattttaaattaattaggattagatataaaaagaagAAACTTTTTTAAAGGGGGGATCCCATTCCATTCCaaactaccaaaatacattttatcagaatccttattttctctctgaaccatgagcaactaaacctccactgttaaggttaggagctctgtctattgtatggattgattttattgtttttttatttttaattcatgtactgatttatatttaagaattattttcgttctttattttatgaatttgggtggaacggaaatatgaccctctttctaattgagttcttgtataacttggaaaagttctttacttgaacaatagcttgaaaacaactttttctaaattttaattatctgaatttaacgggatacgtgatatataatcctcttatatttgggtaattaggatttctgtggcagataactagaattgaacttcaccccctaattggaattaattgaccaaggaattggctgttgatgaattttagaggagactagaaaggtctaaggagttagggtttagtcacatatagttgccatgaattaaatcttacatgattaaaaaaaattaataagaaaagtcaatccggaaaatagataactctgaagccttaactatttctccatactttattctcaacttatttactaacctttctttaatattctttcttttgtttaatgtctttgaactctcaaacactattttctgtttgcctaactaagtaaattaatcaaccattgttgcttaatccatcaatcctcgtgggatcgaccctcactcacctaaggtattacttggtacgacccggtgcacttgccaattagtttgtggttataaattaccgcaccaagtttttggcgccgttgccagggattgactgtgattaacaactatcagttatttgattgcttagattaggcgttttagttttaattttaattaaattttgttttagtattttcgaaaaaataaataaataaataaatatataaataaattagtattaatttttttccttaatttctgaaattaagtttggtgtcccttagttatttttatttcaatttttcctgtttatttttcttactaatttcaaaatttttgttctattttaataagtaattttcgaatttttttagttaattttttttagtatttttattttatttcttttacacaggttacctcactggaaattttctacactctgacgtagagattctcatcttttcttattttctgtcTGTGTATGCACAGGAAGAGACaaggaacatctcttagactttgatcctgaacctgaaagaactttcaggcggcgtttgcaacaagcaagactttacaaggctgcagaatccaccaTGGATCCTAATAAtactgttaatgccaatgtggcaaatccaaaTGGGGATGAGCAAAAAAGGAGaatgcttggctcttactctgctcctactacagatctttatggaaaaagcattgtggtacctcctatagcagcaaacaactttgagttgaagccacaattggtcaccctggtgtaataaaactgccagtatcatggtctttcccacgaagacccaaatcactttatttctaattttctgcagatttgtgatactgtgaagacaaatggagtgaacccagaggtataaaaactcatgctcttcccgtttgctgtgagggatggagcaaagctatggccaGATTCCcgacccaaggagagtttggatacttgggacaaggttgttactgagtttcttactaaatttttcccaccaaagaagctgactaagcttagggtggaggttcagaccttcaagcagaaggatggtgaaactct
The DNA window shown above is from Arachis ipaensis cultivar K30076 chromosome B08, Araip1.1, whole genome shotgun sequence and carries:
- the LOC107611290 gene encoding uncharacterized protein LOC107611290, which translates into the protein MNKEDYYLRLLLNIQKGCTSFSDLRTVDGVVYDSFKDACYALRLLQDDREFIDAISEAGTWHFVTFLRRLFVVLLTSNNMSRPNFVWQKIWNFLSDDVLYEQRRLLQMEDLIMSEVQIKDIALAKIKDLLQSNGRSLKEYCGMPYPLENLMSTLEDRIIMKELNFDVNALANELSGYLERLTNEQKFAYDQIIGAVSGNMGGLFFLYGQGGCGKTFLWSTISCSIRSKGGIVLNVASSGIVALLLPNGRAAHSKFKIPLAINEDSLCSIKQGSPLARLISKAKLIIWDKTPMISKYCYEALDKCLRDILRCSDSYNTHLPFGGKVVVLGGDFRQILPVIPRGSRQDIIQSSINSSYLWHNCKVLKLTKNMRLSLDGESIVYIPSDILIKNSEATLDDLIDFVYSDMLSNLSVENYFKDRAILALTLDCVTDVNNKMTAGLPGQERVYLSSDSVCAEEENMEFELDAFSPEILNGINCSGLPPHKLVLKVGAPVMLLRNIDQTNGLCNGTRMQVRRMRNHVLECKTLTGNKPGSIVLIPRLNLIPNNETLPVRITSKDSLRVLLQDHGHLEDNCTMNVVSKDSIELMKEPTNKTELGTDMAQEQ